One genomic segment of Myxococcales bacterium includes these proteins:
- a CDS encoding replication-associated recombination protein A — MAQKRREPPGQPTLLAAAARRGSLGSGTAPLADRMRPRTLDDVMGQRHLIGDGKWLADAIRNDRVPSLVLWGPPGSGKTTLANVVAGSTRSLFVPFSAVLGGVAELRVIIDTAKEELGFRGRKTLLFVDEIHRFNKAQQDAFLPHVEAGTITLIGATTENPSFAVNAAVLSRCKVLRLQALTENDLVKLLERALSDKQFGLGERGLSAQGDALALIAESSAGDARRALGLLETAVALLPDSASELCLDDVKRGAEERTLLYDKSGEEHYNVSSALIKAMRGSDPDAAIYWLLRMLDAGDDPLFLSRRMLIFASEDVGNADPRALQVAVAADEAFRRVGLPEGVYPLAHACLYLASCPKSDAVKRAISTTRALIEKRGALPVPLKLRNAVTGLMRSEGYGEGYRYAHDFPGHVVPGESYLPDELEGTTLYAPSHEGLEKQIRERLERLRARPPKPSE; from the coding sequence ATGGCCCAGAAGCGCCGCGAACCACCCGGTCAACCGACCCTGCTCGCTGCGGCAGCTCGTCGCGGTTCACTCGGCTCCGGCACCGCGCCGCTCGCCGATCGCATGCGCCCGCGCACGCTCGACGACGTGATGGGACAGCGCCACCTGATCGGCGATGGCAAGTGGCTCGCCGACGCGATCCGCAACGACCGTGTGCCGTCCTTGGTCCTGTGGGGGCCACCCGGCTCGGGCAAGACGACGCTCGCCAACGTGGTGGCCGGCTCCACGCGCTCGCTGTTTGTGCCGTTCTCGGCGGTGCTCGGTGGTGTGGCGGAGCTCCGGGTCATCATCGATACCGCAAAAGAGGAGCTCGGGTTCCGTGGCCGCAAGACCCTGCTCTTCGTCGACGAGATCCATCGCTTCAACAAGGCGCAACAGGACGCGTTCCTGCCCCACGTCGAGGCCGGCACCATCACCCTGATCGGTGCCACGACCGAGAACCCCTCGTTCGCCGTGAACGCCGCCGTGCTGTCGCGCTGCAAGGTGCTCCGGCTGCAAGCGCTCACCGAGAACGACCTCGTCAAGCTGCTCGAGCGCGCGCTCTCGGACAAACAGTTCGGTCTTGGCGAGCGCGGTCTGTCGGCGCAAGGCGACGCGCTCGCGCTGATCGCGGAGAGCAGCGCAGGGGACGCGCGGCGCGCGCTGGGTCTGCTCGAGACCGCGGTCGCCCTCTTGCCCGACTCGGCGAGTGAGCTCTGCCTGGATGACGTGAAGCGAGGCGCCGAAGAGCGAACGCTGCTCTACGACAAGTCCGGTGAAGAGCACTACAACGTGTCGAGCGCGCTCATCAAGGCCATGCGCGGCAGTGATCCCGACGCGGCAATCTACTGGCTGCTGCGCATGCTCGACGCGGGCGACGACCCGCTCTTCCTGTCGCGGCGCATGTTGATCTTCGCCAGCGAAGACGTGGGCAACGCGGATCCCCGGGCACTCCAGGTTGCGGTCGCGGCGGACGAGGCTTTCCGCCGGGTCGGCTTGCCGGAGGGGGTCTACCCGCTGGCCCACGCTTGCCTGTATCTGGCGAGCTGTCCCAAATCCGACGCGGTGAAGCGCGCCATTTCGACGACCCGGGCGCTGATTGAAAAGCGTGGCGCTCTGCCGGTGCCGCTCAAGCTGAGGAACGCCGTCACGGGACTGATGCGCTCCGAGGGATACGGCGAGGGTTATCGATATGCCCACGATTTCCCCGGGCACGTCGTGCCGGGGGAGAGTTACCTGCCCGACGAGCTCGAAGGCACGACGCTGTACGCGCCGAGCCACGAAGGTCTGGAGAAGCAGATCCGCGAGCGTCTCGAGCGACTGCGCGCGCGCCCGCCGAAACCGAGCGAGTGA
- a CDS encoding DUF3857 domain-containing protein codes for MKRIALWLFAVLTTFVPHASAEVGRFHVALRQAVSDLDAARGPHVYGALRGIWNTWDRADPNQVEEALLAAESNPKLDAPTRAYAGMLGAYTRMRRGDVTQARKKISALGFVNHWMVVGPFDNEGRGGLDVEQGPESDFDKAIVPGRAYSGKERPVRWRTVPDAFPLGYLDLGALLRPERKVCGFATTFVRAKPGARAARTMTAWVGASGSFALYFNGREVLRDAAYRNHDADRMAATLSLKPGYNNLTVKVCGDEVPPIVSVRLGDARGAPDGELETTGDLAASAEAAKLAPPASSKKTAIVPARGPLGPLQAFTALVAKKTPNAADLEGYARYLQVTGGEDRTKHEARDLARRAAEREPSIARLLLAGELAEDRNQRAEWVDKAEALAKKSGKPSIDVLLARADLARSGPSWQTASRYFDQALAIDPEQIDAIAGRVITYNTAGLKRTALATLEAAVQKNPSALLLLNMYASQLRSLGRATEASEAEGRYAALRFDDPSFLSSQIELAVARRDRKSAERWVQRLLDSDPDSQWAHGIAARTYRSLGQPQRAIATYQKALTLAPEDVGTLRALSDLQGELGRRDEQLKLLQAILKIRPQDKDVREYVEHIEPAKPRADEAWAYKSEKFLKLRHAPAAGQNRRVLRDLTVTTVFENGLSGKFRQVVFQPLNDAGAALARQYAFQYESDREVVQLRGAKVYRGDGRTDEAVEYGEGAADDPSISMYTSARNFYVQFPRLDPGDVVELRYRIDEVTPRNEYADYFGEVAYLQSNEPVQNAEYVLITPKKRTFYIDEKVPGLKRETREQGEQRIYRFYADKLAPLQPESAMPPWSEVLGFVHVSTYKDWKELGRWYWGFVKDQFDLDDETRKLAREVAKGAKTEREKVTAVYNWVVKNTRYVALEFGIYGYKPRRCVQTVTRGWGDCKDKATVIVTLLEELGVPSTIVILRTQMRGDFRSNIPSLAAFDHAIVYVPSLDLYLDGTAEYTGSGELPDMDAGALGLLINKGDSKLTHLPERDPKKNVLTRNVTAAVGPNGDAKLEMDFETLGSESSDWRRRYHAESTRRARINADLGREFPGFEIVAGNAGISSNDLENLEISPKLKVRGTARGFARKEGDTLSMGVTPGVRLTANYASLSSRKQDVRIPSFSTIDDTFVVKLPAGMKVKTAPLSASGTSPFGSFKVEASVQAGQVTVKSRVEVGATRITPKQYPAFKQFCEDVDRALSGRLVVSQ; via the coding sequence GTGAAACGCATCGCCTTGTGGCTGTTTGCGGTGCTGACGACCTTCGTCCCCCACGCCAGCGCCGAAGTCGGCCGGTTCCACGTGGCGCTTCGGCAGGCCGTCTCGGACCTCGACGCGGCGCGGGGCCCGCATGTCTACGGAGCCCTGCGCGGCATCTGGAACACCTGGGACCGGGCCGACCCGAATCAGGTGGAGGAGGCCCTCTTGGCAGCCGAGTCGAACCCGAAGCTCGACGCGCCGACCCGGGCCTACGCCGGCATGCTCGGCGCATACACCCGCATGCGCCGTGGGGACGTCACGCAGGCGCGGAAGAAGATCTCAGCGCTCGGCTTCGTGAACCATTGGATGGTCGTCGGGCCCTTCGACAACGAGGGCCGCGGCGGGCTCGACGTGGAACAAGGACCGGAGTCCGACTTCGACAAGGCCATCGTTCCGGGCCGCGCTTACTCCGGCAAGGAGCGACCTGTGCGCTGGCGCACGGTGCCCGACGCCTTCCCGCTCGGGTATCTGGATCTGGGCGCGCTGCTCCGACCCGAACGCAAGGTCTGCGGCTTCGCGACGACCTTCGTGCGCGCGAAGCCGGGCGCGCGAGCCGCGCGGACCATGACCGCGTGGGTCGGCGCCAGCGGCAGTTTTGCGCTCTACTTCAACGGGCGCGAGGTCCTGCGAGATGCGGCGTACCGCAACCACGACGCGGACCGCATGGCGGCAACACTGAGCCTGAAGCCGGGCTACAACAATTTGACCGTCAAGGTCTGCGGCGACGAGGTGCCACCCATCGTCTCCGTGCGGCTCGGAGATGCGCGCGGCGCGCCCGACGGGGAGCTCGAGACCACCGGCGATCTGGCCGCGAGCGCCGAGGCTGCGAAGCTCGCCCCGCCTGCCTCCAGCAAAAAGACCGCAATAGTGCCGGCCCGCGGCCCGCTCGGCCCACTGCAAGCGTTCACGGCGCTGGTCGCCAAGAAGACTCCGAACGCCGCCGACCTCGAGGGCTACGCGCGTTATCTCCAGGTCACCGGGGGCGAAGACCGCACCAAACACGAGGCGCGAGATCTCGCCCGGCGTGCGGCCGAGCGTGAACCCAGCATCGCGCGACTGCTGCTCGCGGGTGAGCTGGCAGAGGACCGCAATCAACGCGCCGAGTGGGTCGACAAGGCGGAGGCGCTGGCCAAAAAGAGCGGCAAGCCCAGCATCGACGTGCTGCTCGCCCGCGCCGATCTCGCGCGGTCGGGCCCGAGCTGGCAGACCGCGTCGCGCTACTTCGACCAAGCGCTCGCCATCGACCCCGAGCAGATCGACGCCATCGCCGGCCGCGTCATCACCTACAACACTGCGGGCCTCAAGCGCACGGCGCTCGCGACCTTGGAGGCTGCGGTCCAGAAGAACCCGAGCGCACTGTTGCTGCTCAACATGTATGCCTCGCAGCTCCGCTCACTCGGCAGAGCGACGGAGGCCAGCGAGGCGGAGGGGCGATACGCGGCTCTGCGCTTCGACGACCCGAGCTTCTTGAGCTCACAGATCGAGCTCGCAGTGGCCCGCCGTGACCGCAAGTCTGCGGAGCGCTGGGTGCAGCGCCTGCTCGACTCCGATCCCGACAGCCAGTGGGCCCACGGCATTGCCGCGCGCACCTACCGCTCGCTGGGCCAGCCCCAGCGCGCCATCGCCACCTACCAAAAAGCCCTGACGTTGGCCCCTGAAGACGTGGGCACGCTGCGCGCGCTCTCGGATCTCCAGGGTGAGCTCGGGCGCCGCGACGAACAGCTCAAGTTGCTCCAGGCCATCCTCAAGATCCGGCCGCAAGACAAGGACGTGCGCGAGTACGTCGAGCACATCGAGCCCGCCAAACCTCGCGCCGACGAAGCCTGGGCCTACAAGAGTGAGAAGTTCCTGAAGCTGAGGCACGCGCCGGCCGCGGGACAGAACCGCAGAGTGCTGCGTGATTTGACCGTCACGACGGTGTTCGAGAACGGGTTGAGCGGGAAGTTTCGTCAGGTCGTGTTCCAACCGCTGAACGACGCCGGCGCGGCGCTCGCTCGCCAGTACGCTTTTCAGTACGAGTCGGACCGCGAGGTCGTGCAGCTACGCGGCGCCAAGGTGTATCGCGGCGACGGTCGCACCGACGAGGCGGTGGAGTACGGCGAAGGAGCTGCCGACGATCCGTCAATCAGCATGTACACCTCCGCGCGGAACTTCTACGTGCAGTTCCCGCGACTCGACCCGGGCGACGTGGTCGAGCTCCGCTACCGCATCGACGAGGTGACCCCGCGCAACGAGTACGCCGACTACTTCGGCGAGGTCGCCTACCTGCAGTCCAACGAGCCGGTGCAGAACGCCGAGTACGTGCTGATCACGCCGAAAAAGCGCACGTTTTACATCGACGAGAAGGTCCCGGGACTGAAGCGCGAGACGCGGGAGCAGGGGGAGCAGCGCATCTACCGGTTCTACGCCGACAAACTCGCGCCGCTCCAGCCCGAGAGCGCCATGCCTCCTTGGTCCGAGGTGCTCGGTTTCGTGCACGTCTCGACCTACAAGGACTGGAAGGAGCTCGGGCGCTGGTACTGGGGTTTCGTCAAAGATCAGTTCGACCTCGACGACGAGACGCGGAAGCTGGCCCGCGAAGTGGCAAAGGGCGCCAAGACCGAGCGGGAGAAGGTGACGGCGGTCTACAACTGGGTGGTCAAGAACACCCGCTACGTCGCCCTCGAGTTCGGCATCTATGGCTACAAACCCCGGCGTTGTGTGCAGACCGTCACGCGCGGCTGGGGTGACTGCAAGGACAAGGCAACGGTGATCGTGACCCTGCTCGAAGAGCTGGGTGTGCCGTCGACCATCGTGATCTTGCGCACCCAGATGCGCGGCGACTTTCGCTCGAACATTCCGAGCTTGGCCGCCTTCGATCACGCCATCGTCTACGTGCCGTCCCTCGACCTCTACCTGGATGGTACGGCCGAGTACACGGGCTCCGGCGAGTTGCCGGACATGGACGCTGGCGCCCTTGGCCTGTTGATCAACAAGGGAGACTCCAAGCTCACCCACCTGCCCGAGCGTGACCCCAAGAAGAACGTGCTCACGCGCAACGTGACCGCCGCCGTCGGTCCGAACGGGGACGCGAAGCTCGAAATGGACTTCGAGACGCTGGGCTCCGAATCCTCCGACTGGCGCCGCCGTTACCACGCCGAGTCCACCCGTCGTGCCCGCATCAACGCCGATCTCGGCCGTGAGTTCCCCGGCTTCGAGATCGTGGCCGGGAACGCCGGCATCTCCAGCAACGACCTGGAGAACCTCGAGATTTCGCCGAAGCTCAAGGTGCGTGGCACCGCCCGGGGTTTCGCCCGCAAAGAGGGCGACACACTCAGCATGGGGGTGACGCCCGGGGTCCGCCTGACGGCGAACTACGCCTCGCTCTCGAGCCGTAAACAGGACGTGCGGATCCCATCGTTCTCCACCATCGACGACACGTTCGTGGTCAAGCTGCCAGCCGGCATGAAGGTGAAGACGGCACCGCTCAGCGCTTCGGGCACGTCCCCGTTTGGATCCTTCAAGGTCGAGGCCTCGGTGCAAGCGGGTCAGGTCACGGTGAAGAGTCGCGTCGAGGTTGGCGCAACACGCATCACACCCAAGCAGTATCCGGCGTTCAAGCAGTTCTGCGAGGACGTGGATCGCGCTCTGAGCGGTCGACTGGTGGTGTCGCAGTGA
- a CDS encoding glycosyltransferase family 4 protein, with protein sequence MSTALLDLSVLATNTRRRGIGRYVADLAQGFARSEGTLEDLRVLGVERFDWIGGASVTEDLSGAVERLTATSTPTQAHLSWAYRLRVSMAAATRALSPDLVHTGHPNATPLGDLGCPRVTTCHDLIPLRFPDQYLSLRDGYRTGRRWLDQRRYHSADHVIAVSETTANDLVTLLGVSPRKISVVHNGVDLVRWSSEPGHDDGKVRERFGLAEAPYVLCVGAADFRKNHDLMLAALAQVRKRATDANVVMVWAARLDLSTQMELRRAAYEHGVSSSFTLAGYVSDADLAALYRGALAQLFPSRAEGFGYPVIEAMAAGCPVITSDRSSLAEIAGDAAIQVDPESADAIAEAILALVEDPAERARLSTRGTARAGKFTLERMAARTLDVYRDVINKARSGR encoded by the coding sequence GTGTCCACGGCTCTGCTCGATCTGAGTGTGCTGGCGACGAACACGCGACGGCGCGGGATCGGCCGCTACGTCGCAGATCTGGCGCAGGGTTTCGCCAGGAGCGAAGGCACGCTGGAAGATCTGCGGGTCCTGGGTGTCGAACGCTTCGATTGGATCGGTGGTGCGTCGGTCACCGAAGATCTGAGCGGCGCGGTGGAGCGTCTGACCGCAACGAGCACGCCCACCCAGGCGCACTTGTCGTGGGCCTACCGCCTGCGCGTGTCGATGGCCGCGGCGACGCGCGCCCTCTCGCCCGATCTCGTCCACACGGGACACCCCAACGCAACTCCCCTCGGCGATCTCGGTTGCCCGCGCGTGACCACGTGTCACGACCTGATCCCGCTGCGCTTCCCGGACCAGTACCTGAGCTTGCGCGACGGTTACCGCACCGGGCGGCGCTGGCTGGATCAGCGGCGTTACCACTCAGCAGACCATGTGATCGCCGTCAGCGAGACGACCGCGAACGATCTGGTCACCTTGCTCGGGGTGTCGCCCCGGAAGATCAGCGTCGTGCACAACGGCGTCGACCTCGTGCGGTGGTCGAGCGAGCCCGGCCACGACGACGGCAAGGTGCGCGAGCGTTTTGGCCTGGCAGAAGCGCCTTACGTGCTGTGTGTCGGGGCCGCAGATTTTCGCAAGAACCACGACCTGATGCTGGCGGCCCTGGCGCAGGTCAGAAAACGTGCGACCGATGCCAACGTGGTGATGGTCTGGGCCGCACGCCTCGACCTTTCCACGCAGATGGAGCTGCGTCGCGCAGCCTACGAACACGGCGTATCCAGCTCGTTCACGCTGGCCGGTTACGTGTCGGATGCCGATCTCGCTGCGCTGTACCGCGGCGCGCTGGCCCAGCTGTTTCCCTCTCGCGCGGAGGGTTTTGGCTACCCGGTGATCGAGGCCATGGCCGCGGGCTGCCCCGTCATCACCAGTGATCGCTCGAGCCTCGCGGAGATCGCCGGGGACGCCGCGATCCAGGTCGATCCCGAGAGCGCCGACGCCATCGCCGAGGCAATCCTGGCACTGGTCGAGGACCCCGCCGAGCGCGCGCGGCTCAGCACGCGCGGCACTGCGCGCGCGGGCAAGTTCACGCTCGAGCGCATGGCCGCGCGCACGCTGGATGTGTATCGCGACGTCATCAACAAAGCGCGGAGCGGACGCTGA
- a CDS encoding tetratricopeptide repeat protein — protein sequence MKTRLLLLPVLALTIALPAAAENKEKPAKPAATATGGPRKDPQGIKGISPFWEQLKKGDDLFVARDFDGAIGAYKDAITKEPQNPMGHYRIGEAHLAKNDTQEAETSWVAALRFVGGDHMLKAKILFVLADLRERQKSYDDATDRWNAYGQFAQQQPAAKAFPKSAEDRKVKITTWTKLVADYAVVKKRIETRLNEADAKAKKDATSTKADK from the coding sequence ATGAAGACCCGGCTCTTGCTGCTGCCCGTCTTGGCGCTGACGATTGCGCTCCCCGCGGCCGCCGAGAACAAAGAGAAACCCGCCAAGCCAGCCGCCACGGCGACGGGCGGTCCCCGCAAGGACCCGCAGGGCATCAAGGGCATCAGCCCGTTCTGGGAGCAGCTCAAGAAGGGCGACGACCTGTTCGTGGCGCGCGACTTCGATGGAGCGATCGGCGCATACAAGGACGCGATCACCAAGGAGCCCCAGAACCCGATGGGCCACTATCGCATTGGTGAGGCGCACCTTGCGAAGAACGACACCCAAGAGGCGGAGACGTCCTGGGTGGCGGCGCTGCGTTTTGTCGGCGGCGACCACATGCTCAAAGCCAAGATCTTGTTCGTGCTCGCCGATCTGCGCGAGCGGCAGAAGTCTTACGACGACGCTACGGATCGCTGGAACGCCTACGGCCAGTTCGCTCAGCAGCAGCCGGCAGCCAAGGCCTTCCCGAAGAGCGCGGAAGACCGCAAGGTCAAGATCACGACCTGGACCAAGTTGGTCGCGGACTATGCCGTCGTGAAGAAGCGCATCGAGACGCGCCTGAATGAAGCCGACGCCAAGGCCAAGAAGGACGCGACGAGCACCAAGGCCGACAAGTAG
- a CDS encoding FliM/FliN family flagellar motor switch protein: MLVVLGNVSIGPAPSAEDVLGLQLSDGSRIWIELEAPLVSAMLARVLGRTVGLTPQGTRLDPASSGALSAILVEVARRTGAAEALRVLDQRPNPSAVCVCVSGTLVVGDKPYSARAWVLADKTSERERPATLDDLGELEVSLRLVVALASANPGELGTLRPGDAWLPGDGWWIDRQGAGRAALAAPRGERGLSVDLAPDGRVVVGDGEVDLSFDIEANMSVDGENHGGAALTEAVLDAPVVVRVEVGAVSLSAREWAALRPGDVIETGRRINDPVVLRVAGREVARGELVEIEGELGVRIREVLGGAP, from the coding sequence GTGCTCGTCGTACTGGGCAACGTCTCGATTGGTCCAGCACCAAGCGCCGAGGACGTCCTGGGTCTTCAGCTCTCGGACGGCTCTCGTATCTGGATCGAGCTGGAGGCGCCGCTGGTCAGCGCCATGCTCGCTCGTGTGCTCGGCAGAACCGTCGGCCTCACACCCCAAGGCACGCGTCTCGATCCCGCGTCGAGCGGCGCGCTCTCGGCGATCTTGGTCGAGGTCGCGCGTCGCACAGGCGCAGCCGAGGCGCTGCGCGTGCTCGACCAGCGCCCGAACCCGAGCGCGGTTTGTGTGTGTGTCTCCGGAACGCTGGTGGTGGGCGACAAACCCTACTCTGCGCGGGCGTGGGTGCTCGCGGACAAAACTTCGGAGCGCGAACGACCTGCAACTCTGGACGACCTGGGTGAGCTGGAAGTGTCGCTGCGCCTGGTGGTCGCGCTCGCCTCGGCGAACCCCGGCGAGCTCGGGACCCTGCGCCCCGGAGACGCCTGGCTGCCGGGCGACGGCTGGTGGATCGATCGACAGGGCGCCGGGCGCGCGGCGCTCGCGGCTCCCCGCGGGGAACGGGGGCTGAGCGTCGACTTGGCGCCCGATGGGCGTGTCGTGGTAGGGGACGGCGAGGTCGATCTGTCGTTCGACATCGAGGCGAACATGAGCGTGGACGGGGAAAATCATGGTGGAGCGGCGCTGACAGAGGCAGTCCTCGACGCGCCGGTGGTCGTACGGGTCGAGGTTGGCGCAGTGTCGCTGAGCGCCCGCGAGTGGGCGGCGCTCCGCCCCGGCGACGTGATCGAGACCGGACGCCGGATCAACGATCCGGTCGTGTTGCGCGTTGCTGGTCGCGAGGTGGCGCGTGGAGAGCTCGTGGAGATCGAAGGCGAGCTGGGGGTTCGAATTCGAGAAGTTCTCGGGGGCGCTCCGTGA
- a CDS encoding YggS family pyridoxal phosphate-dependent enzyme, protein MLDVAARLRDVRQRIELAARQSGREPGSVRLLAVSKTKPAAAIRAAHAAGQRDFGENYVQELLEKAAELADLSDLSWHLIGHLQRNKTKHVAKLASAVHTIDSARLALDLDKRVAEAGREPLTVLVEVNVGGEFQKHGCSPDALGPLLETIEEARSLRLTGLMTVPPHTEDPAGARPFFDTLVALRDAHGGAARLPELSMGMSHDLEHAIAAGATWVRIGTAIFGERA, encoded by the coding sequence ATGCTCGACGTCGCGGCACGCCTGCGCGACGTCCGGCAGCGCATCGAGCTAGCGGCCCGGCAGTCCGGTCGCGAGCCGGGCTCCGTGCGCTTGCTCGCCGTCTCCAAGACCAAACCCGCCGCCGCCATCCGTGCCGCTCACGCGGCGGGACAGCGAGATTTCGGCGAGAACTACGTGCAAGAGTTGCTGGAAAAAGCCGCCGAGCTGGCGGATCTTTCCGATCTCAGCTGGCACTTGATCGGCCACCTGCAGCGCAACAAAACCAAACACGTCGCAAAGCTCGCGAGCGCCGTCCACACCATCGACTCGGCGCGGCTGGCACTGGACTTGGACAAGCGCGTCGCCGAGGCGGGGCGGGAACCCCTCACCGTGCTGGTCGAGGTGAACGTCGGCGGGGAGTTTCAGAAGCACGGTTGCTCGCCGGATGCGCTCGGCCCCTTGCTCGAGACCATCGAGGAGGCACGGAGCCTGCGCTTGACGGGGCTGATGACGGTGCCGCCGCACACCGAAGACCCGGCGGGCGCCCGGCCATTCTTCGACACCCTGGTCGCGCTGCGCGACGCCCACGGCGGGGCAGCCCGACTGCCCGAGCTGTCCATGGGCATGAGCCACGATCTCGAACACGCCATTGCCGCGGGTGCGACCTGGGTGCGGATCGGCACGGCGATCTTCGGTGAGCGCGCCTGA
- the hpt gene encoding hypoxanthine phosphoribosyltransferase, which produces MSWYREKIETLYTPEQINTRVRELGAEITRDYRGKSLVLLCVLKGSFVLAADLARAIDLPLRVEFLGVQSYGDDTESSGVVRITLDLARPVDGEHVLLVEDIVDTGLTLDYLMHQIQTRNAASVKVCALLHKPARTQKKVSIDYLGFTIDDVFVVGYGLDWAQKYRNMPEIGVVKEPSAG; this is translated from the coding sequence ATGAGCTGGTACCGCGAGAAGATCGAGACCCTGTACACCCCGGAGCAGATCAACACGCGCGTGCGCGAGCTCGGAGCCGAGATCACCCGAGACTATCGCGGCAAATCCCTGGTTCTGTTGTGCGTGTTGAAGGGCAGCTTCGTGCTGGCGGCGGATCTCGCGCGTGCCATCGACCTGCCCCTGCGAGTCGAGTTCCTGGGTGTGCAGAGCTACGGGGACGACACCGAGTCGAGCGGCGTCGTGCGGATCACGTTGGATCTCGCCAGGCCGGTGGACGGTGAGCACGTGCTGCTCGTCGAGGACATCGTGGATACGGGTCTCACGCTGGACTACCTGATGCACCAGATCCAGACGCGCAACGCCGCGAGCGTGAAGGTGTGCGCGCTCCTGCACAAGCCGGCGCGCACTCAGAAGAAGGTGTCCATCGACTACCTCGGCTTCACCATCGACGACGTCTTCGTCGTGGGGTACGGGCTCGACTGGGCGCAGAAGTACCGCAACATGCCCGAGATCGGCGTGGTCAAGGAGCCGAGCGCGGGCTGA